One Capsicum annuum cultivar UCD-10X-F1 chromosome 2, UCD10Xv1.1, whole genome shotgun sequence genomic window carries:
- the LOC107852009 gene encoding 60S ribosomal protein L18a — protein sequence MVTYKFHQYQVVGRALPSETDEHPKIYRMKLWATNEVRAKSKFWYFLRKLKKVKKSNGQMLAINEIFEKNPTKIKNYGIWLRYQSRTGYHNMYKEYRDTTLNGAVEQMYTEMASRHRVRHHCIQIIKTATIPAKLCKRENTKQFHDSKIKFPLVFKKVRPPSRKLKTTYKATRPNLFM from the exons ATGGTGACGTACAAG TTCCATCAGTACCAGGTTGTCGGGAGAGCTTTGCCGAGTGAAACAGATGAACATCCAAAGATTTATCGTATGAAGTTGTGGGCTACCAATGAAGTTCGTGCTAAGTCCAAATTCTG GTATTTTTTGAGGAAGCTTAAGAAAGTTAAGAAGAGCAATGGACAGATGCTGGCTATTAATGAG atatttgagaAGAACCCAACAAAAATTAAGAATTATGGTATTTGGCTCCGTTATCAAAGTAGAACTGGGTATCACAACATGTACAAGGAGTACCGTGATACCACATTGAATGGTGCTGTGGAGCAGATGTACACTGAGATGGCTTCTCGCCACAGAGTTCGCCATCACTGCATCCAGATCATAAAGACGGCAACTATTCCAGCTAAGCTATGCAAGAGGGAGAACACAAAGCAGTTTCATGACTCCAAGATCAAGTTCCCCTTGGTGTTCAAGAAAGTAAGGCCACCGTCTAGGAAACTCAAGACCACATACAAGGCTACTAGGCCCAACTTGTTCATGTAA
- the LOC107852010 gene encoding 60S ribosomal protein L18a-like protein — protein sequence MGEKTMSEEDGKNRASSAGGERLPENYYYGTFQGVANYPPPSASSAPPQSQPVFGFPQPVPPPGSSGAPPHYYPHAYQTPHGYAVAEGRPVREHRLPCCGIGIGWFLFISGFFLGTIPWYIGAFLLLCVRIDYREKAGLIACTLGAMLALIALTFGVTKATHSW from the exons ATGGGGGAAAAAACTATGAGCGAAGAAGACGGTAAGAACAGGGCCTCTTCGGCCGGCGGTGAACGGTTGCCGGAAAATTATTACTACGGTACGTTTCAAGGAGTAGCTAATTATCCGCCTCCTTCTGCTTCGTCTGCTCCCCCGCAGTCTCAGCCGGTGTTCGGGTTTCCTCAGCCGGTTCCTCCGCCTGGTTCCTCCGGCGCTCCTCCTCATTACTATCCTCATGCTTATCAAACTCCTCACG GTTATGCTGTTGCTGAAGGTAGACCTGTAAGGGAGCATCGTCTTCCTTGTTGTGGAATTGGGATCGGCTGGTTCTT GTTCATCTCTGGTTTCTTTCTTGGTACCATCCCTTGGTACATCGGAGCTTTTCTTCTTCTGTGTGTACGGATTGATTATAGAGAGAAGGCTGGCCTTATAGCTTGCACATTGGGG GCCATGCTTGCTTTGATTGCTTTGACTTTTGGTGTCACAAAGGCAACTCATTCCTGGTGA